Proteins co-encoded in one Chitinophagales bacterium genomic window:
- a CDS encoding trypsin-like peptidase domain-containing protein — protein MNRLILTMIVSVITSLLTIFVCFHWIGFQTEYHSYAALQSGLVQKTNYNSSENVHRVYENTYSTDFIRASKIASPTVVSITKVKNNSSQHHEGFPGYLDNKNNGRTWNESEISSGSGVIVSSDGYIVTNYHVVEGSDEIKVNLYNKESYTATIIGIDPSTDVALIKINAFNLPAIKYGDSDRVEVGEWVLAVGNPFNLTSTVTAGIISAKARNINILEEEYAIESFIQTDAVINSGNSGGALVNTRGELVALNTAIATPYQSGTYAGYSFAIPVNIVRKVVDDLRTHGMVQRAYLGVNIKNIDSELAKEMNLQSMNGVYVEQVIKGSAAHDAGLKKGDIIIEVHGRKVNSSPELDERLARYRPGNPISITYLRNGIEEYVQVTLKSINHQTDIVKDIHSKDNIKQSFGAEFEQLAVVELKRMGLKNGIRVTRLMDNGVLKNNTEMQPDFIILKFNDIDIYDDKQLHEVYQEMEKGDRIQIEGIYSGSKRKTVYAFSIR, from the coding sequence ATGAACAGACTCATACTCACTATGATAGTATCAGTAATCACTTCTTTATTAACCATTTTTGTATGTTTTCACTGGATAGGATTCCAAACAGAATACCATTCTTATGCTGCCCTTCAATCAGGTTTGGTACAAAAAACCAATTATAACAGTTCTGAAAATGTGCATCGTGTTTATGAAAATACCTACTCCACCGATTTTATCAGAGCTTCAAAAATAGCTAGCCCTACAGTTGTTTCCATCACAAAGGTAAAAAATAATAGTAGCCAACACCATGAAGGTTTTCCTGGATATTTAGATAATAAAAATAATGGTCGAACTTGGAATGAGTCGGAAATATCATCAGGTTCGGGAGTGATTGTATCCAGTGATGGGTACATTGTCACCAATTACCATGTAGTAGAAGGAAGTGATGAAATAAAAGTAAATCTTTATAACAAAGAATCTTATACTGCCACAATAATTGGCATAGATCCTAGCACAGATGTTGCTCTCATAAAAATAAATGCGTTTAACCTGCCAGCCATTAAATATGGTGATTCAGATAGGGTAGAAGTGGGTGAATGGGTCTTGGCAGTCGGCAATCCTTTCAATCTTACTTCAACTGTAACTGCAGGTATTATCAGTGCAAAGGCACGGAATATCAACATATTGGAAGAAGAATACGCCATTGAATCGTTTATTCAGACAGATGCCGTTATCAATTCTGGCAATAGTGGGGGGGCTTTAGTTAATACCAGGGGAGAATTGGTGGCACTCAATACTGCAATAGCTACACCTTATCAATCAGGAACTTATGCGGGCTACTCTTTTGCTATTCCCGTCAATATTGTGCGGAAAGTGGTCGATGATTTGCGAACCCACGGCATGGTTCAACGGGCTTATTTGGGAGTCAATATCAAAAACATTGACAGTGAATTGGCAAAGGAAATGAACTTGCAAAGCATGAACGGTGTGTATGTAGAGCAGGTAATCAAAGGAAGTGCAGCTCACGATGCAGGATTGAAGAAAGGTGACATCATCATTGAAGTACATGGACGAAAGGTAAATTCTTCTCCTGAATTGGATGAACGTTTGGCACGTTACCGCCCTGGTAATCCGATTTCCATTACTTACCTGCGAAATGGCATAGAAGAATACGTACAGGTGACTTTGAAAAGTATCAACCATCAAACAGACATCGTTAAAGATATTCATTCAAAAGATAATATTAAGCAAAGCTTCGGTGCTGAATTTGAACAGTTGGCAGTTGTAGAACTTAAAAGAATGGGCTTGAAAAATGGAATCCGAGTCACAAGATTAATGGACAACGGGGTATTGAAAAACAATACAGAAATGCAGCCCGATTTTATCATCCTCAAATTTAATGATATAGATATTTACGATGACAAACAGCTACATGAAGTCTATCAAGAAATGGAAAAAGGAGATAGGATTCAAATTGAAGGTATCTACTCTGGAAGTAAGCGCAAAACAGTATATGCTTTCAGTATTCGTTAA
- the dapF gene encoding diaminopimelate epimerase: protein MNISFSKYHGTGNDFVMIDNRSLKLQTDSPAFYENLCHRRFGIGADGVIFLQNHPNYDFEMIYLNADGRPTSMCGNGGRCITAFAHQLGVEAKEEGLYNFLAIDGIHKGSIDKKGLVSLQMNDVTNLQNFNGDWVLDTGSPHYVQFVDNVWNIDIFSEGRAIRNQESFRKAGINVNFVQQLANGIHVATYERGVEDETFSCGTGVVAASIATISQNEYATGNYSVDIQTKGGKLTVSFEHTKEGHFCNVWLKGSAVHVFEGQFPYLK, encoded by the coding sequence ATGAACATCTCATTTAGCAAGTACCATGGAACAGGCAATGATTTTGTAATGATAGACAATCGTTCCTTAAAGTTACAAACCGATTCACCTGCTTTTTATGAAAACCTTTGTCACAGGCGTTTTGGGATTGGAGCTGATGGAGTTATCTTTCTCCAAAACCATCCCAACTACGATTTTGAGATGATTTACCTAAATGCAGATGGTCGTCCGACTTCTATGTGTGGTAATGGAGGCAGATGCATTACAGCTTTTGCCCATCAGTTAGGCGTTGAAGCAAAGGAAGAAGGATTGTATAATTTTCTCGCCATTGACGGAATTCACAAAGGCTCAATTGATAAAAAAGGACTTGTTTCGCTACAAATGAATGATGTGACCAACCTACAAAACTTCAATGGTGATTGGGTATTGGATACAGGCTCACCCCATTATGTACAATTTGTTGATAATGTTTGGAATATAGATATTTTCTCTGAGGGGAGGGCGATTCGGAATCAAGAAAGCTTCCGAAAGGCGGGGATAAATGTTAATTTCGTGCAACAATTAGCAAATGGAATTCACGTGGCTACCTACGAAAGAGGTGTGGAAGATGAGACTTTCTCGTGTGGCACGGGCGTTGTTGCTGCAAGTATTGCTACGATTTCTCAAAATGAATATGCAACAGGAAATTATTCAGTTGATATTCAAACAAAAGGAGGTAAATTGACTGTTTCTTTTGAGCACACAAAGGAGGGCCACTTCTGCAATGTTTGGCTAAAAGGCTCTGCGGTGCATGTTTTTGAGGGTCAATTCCCTTATTTGAAGTAA
- a CDS encoding magnesium transporter CorA family protein: MIKFYLKKANSPIQEIPEAQKGCWINIYPPYNNEELRQLSESLDIPLDFFIDSLDMDERSRYEQEDGVQLIMWNIPIRNETEAANQAHYITVPVGIMEVDDYILTISGFKNPVIDYFLENKVKNFDISIHNHFVLLLFDRTNHYFLQYLKSLNRQRNVYEKELYNSSRNRELSNLLDIQKSLVYFMTTLRDNELLLMRIKRIDFLKVRQDEELDDFLEDIIIDTSQAQDMAQIYSDILNGTMDALASIISNNLNTVMKRLTSITLILMVPTLIASFYGMNVPVWGQENPISFPLIIIMSILMSFVLTWFFRRQRLF; encoded by the coding sequence ATGATTAAGTTCTACTTAAAAAAAGCAAACAGTCCAATCCAAGAAATTCCAGAGGCTCAAAAAGGTTGTTGGATAAACATTTATCCTCCCTACAACAATGAAGAATTGCGGCAATTGAGTGAATCACTGGACATACCTTTGGACTTTTTTATCGACTCTTTGGATATGGACGAACGTTCGAGATATGAACAAGAGGATGGCGTTCAGCTCATTATGTGGAACATTCCTATACGCAACGAAACCGAAGCAGCAAACCAAGCACACTACATCACCGTTCCTGTGGGTATCATGGAAGTAGATGATTATATACTGACTATCAGTGGCTTCAAAAACCCTGTGATTGATTATTTTTTAGAGAATAAGGTGAAAAATTTTGATATAAGCATACACAATCACTTTGTTTTACTACTTTTTGACCGCACCAATCACTATTTTCTTCAATACCTAAAAAGTCTAAATCGCCAGCGCAATGTTTACGAAAAAGAACTCTACAACTCTAGTCGCAATCGAGAATTGTCGAACTTATTAGATATTCAAAAAAGTCTTGTTTACTTTATGACCACGCTGAGGGACAATGAATTATTGCTCATGCGAATCAAACGAATTGATTTTTTGAAGGTTCGCCAAGATGAAGAATTGGATGATTTTTTAGAAGACATTATTATTGATACGAGTCAGGCACAAGATATGGCACAAATCTACTCCGACATCCTCAACGGAACAATGGATGCCCTTGCTTCAATTATTTCTAATAACCTGAATACGGTCATGAAACGACTCACTTCGATTACCCTCATTTTGATGGTTCCTACTCTAATCGCAAGTTTTTATGGAATGAACGTACCAGTTTGGGGGCAAGAAAATCCTATTTCTTTTCCACTCATTATCATTATGTCCATTTTGATGAGTTTTGTGCTCACATGGTTTTTTAGACGGCAAAGGCTTTTTTAG
- a CDS encoding transglutaminase domain-containing protein, with translation MKQTYLSKIFVLLLIHYSVFAQQLDQNISTVSVEIYYNYQIDGEVNRILSTFFLPQNLPNKQRVINIECSLPPHKIFESGGNQYIEFVFDKPKESFVLKIEMDIELYRYDLRVAAHNQMIDNTITIDKYLRNELFLKRKNKNIREVAANISGDSQLETVQNIYSFVVSHLEYDNSIRENLGAIKALKKGHGDCTEYADLFVTLCRAKDIPARVVAGCVAELSANPNHHWTEVYLEDMGWVPFDPTYGDSQSATFEEMPNQYIYYSNNRTDKVLFSGNGRHKWWIENRFAGDVSVSSFYDVQYPFERKFGAAKSEYLHQNYAEANELIDDLLTSDSKNSRYHAFKSLILAQQDDFMGACKSVQGALILGKNNNLLKQNAYYTLSNICALQGQKKLALSFLKQVVEMGVEDLSQIRENEDFAVLRGEEDFEILLK, from the coding sequence ATGAAACAGACCTACTTATCAAAGATTTTTGTGCTATTGTTAATCCATTACTCTGTTTTTGCCCAGCAGTTAGATCAGAACATCAGCACAGTTTCGGTTGAGATTTACTACAATTATCAGATTGATGGAGAAGTAAACCGAATACTTTCAACTTTTTTTCTTCCCCAAAATTTGCCCAATAAACAGCGAGTCATCAATATTGAATGTTCATTGCCGCCACACAAAATTTTTGAATCTGGAGGAAATCAGTACATAGAATTTGTATTTGACAAGCCCAAAGAAAGTTTTGTATTGAAGATTGAAATGGATATAGAGTTGTATCGCTACGACTTGAGAGTTGCGGCACATAACCAAATGATAGACAATACTATTACGATAGATAAATACCTTCGGAATGAACTTTTTTTGAAGCGGAAAAACAAAAATATTAGAGAAGTAGCTGCAAATATTTCTGGTGATAGTCAATTAGAAACGGTTCAAAATATTTATAGTTTTGTGGTCAGTCATTTGGAGTATGATAACAGTATTCGTGAAAATTTGGGTGCTATCAAGGCCCTAAAGAAAGGTCATGGAGATTGTACCGAATATGCGGATTTATTCGTGACCTTGTGCCGTGCCAAAGATATTCCTGCAAGAGTAGTAGCGGGTTGTGTGGCTGAATTGAGTGCCAATCCCAATCACCATTGGACAGAGGTTTACTTAGAAGATATGGGTTGGGTCCCTTTTGACCCTACATATGGTGATAGTCAGTCGGCTACTTTTGAGGAAATGCCGAACCAATATATTTACTATTCCAACAATCGGACAGACAAGGTATTGTTTAGTGGCAATGGTCGTCACAAATGGTGGATAGAAAACCGATTTGCTGGCGATGTTTCAGTGAGCTCTTTCTATGATGTGCAATATCCTTTTGAGCGTAAGTTTGGGGCTGCAAAATCGGAGTATTTGCACCAAAACTATGCTGAGGCGAATGAATTGATAGATGACTTGCTGACCTCAGATAGTAAAAACAGCCGTTATCATGCCTTCAAAAGTTTGATTCTTGCACAACAAGATGATTTTATGGGTGCTTGCAAATCCGTACAAGGTGCTTTGATATTGGGAAAGAATAACAACCTATTGAAGCAAAATGCTTATTATACTTTGTCCAATATTTGTGCTTTGCAGGGACAAAAAAAATTGGCTTTGTCTTTTTTGAAGCAGGTAGTAGAAATGGGTGTGGAAGATTTATCTCAAATTAGAGAGAATGAAGATTTTGCAGTGCTGAGAGGGGAGGAAGATTTTGAGATTTTGCTGAAATGA
- a CDS encoding M48 family metallopeptidase, translating to MKKWISLALLMGIIFTTSCSTNPITGRKQLTLVPESTVSQLSLDQYKQVLSESKVERGTADAQMINTVGQNIATAVEQWMIQNKYSDRIKEFNWEFNLIDENVVNAWCMPGGKVAFYTGILPYTQNDKGVAVVMGHEVAHAVARHGNERISQGLIQTLGGVGLQIALRDKPAQTQNLFMGAYGLGSQVAVMLPFSRSHETEADQMGVIFMAMAGYDPYEAPKFWERMQTSGGGGVPEFLSTHPSHETRIKNLNEKFVPQALAYYKGTPNPNPSTTTNNKKAVNVKPTQGSTNKQPTSKTPVKTRTKTGN from the coding sequence ATGAAAAAATGGATTTCACTTGCCCTATTGATGGGTATAATATTTACCACTTCTTGTTCTACCAATCCTATTACTGGTCGAAAACAATTGACCTTGGTACCTGAATCAACGGTATCACAACTGAGCTTAGATCAATACAAACAAGTATTGAGCGAGAGTAAGGTGGAGCGTGGTACGGCTGATGCTCAAATGATTAATACTGTTGGACAAAACATCGCAACGGCTGTAGAACAATGGATGATACAAAATAAATATTCAGATAGAATCAAAGAATTCAACTGGGAATTTAACTTGATTGACGAAAATGTGGTGAACGCATGGTGTATGCCAGGAGGTAAGGTTGCCTTTTACACAGGTATTTTGCCTTATACTCAGAACGATAAAGGTGTAGCGGTGGTGATGGGACATGAGGTTGCTCACGCTGTGGCTCGACATGGTAATGAGCGCATTAGCCAAGGTTTAATACAGACACTTGGTGGAGTAGGACTGCAGATTGCATTGAGGGACAAGCCTGCACAGACACAAAATTTGTTTATGGGAGCTTATGGTTTGGGTTCACAAGTGGCGGTAATGTTGCCTTTCTCCAGAAGCCATGAAACAGAAGCTGATCAAATGGGCGTGATTTTTATGGCAATGGCGGGCTACGATCCTTACGAAGCTCCAAAATTTTGGGAGCGAATGCAAACAAGTGGAGGAGGTGGTGTTCCTGAATTTTTAAGCACACACCCAAGCCATGAAACCCGTATCAAAAACCTCAATGAAAAATTCGTTCCGCAAGCATTGGCTTACTACAAAGGAACACCCAATCCTAATCCATCGACTACTACAAACAACAAGAAAGCAGTCAATGTGAAACCTACTCAAGGAAGTACCAATAAACAACCTACTTCAAAAACTCCTGTCAAAACCCGCACGAAAACAGGAAATTAG
- a CDS encoding glycosyltransferase family 2 protein: MSKSLSIIIPSYNEAANLPLLIPPLMQAAKKQNWQVIFVNDGSKDNSLKILQNLQQDHDFKIIHHKVNKGYGGAIKQGIREAITDLVITIDADGQHSIEDVRKLYEYLLSENADMVVGKRPDSSSSVYRRLGKCLIRKIANILLPINIHDINSGMKIYDTKLAQQYLDLCPDSMAYSDIITLVFISYRHLVLEHPIQIHQRIAGESTISTRTAFQTILEILNITMLFNPLKIFLPIAAISILIGFIWGLPILLDKRGLSVGALFFILSGILFFLMGLLAEQLSNIRKIVGKK; the protein is encoded by the coding sequence ATGTCCAAAAGTTTATCCATCATCATTCCAAGCTACAATGAAGCAGCAAATCTACCGCTACTCATTCCCCCTTTGATGCAAGCTGCAAAAAAACAAAATTGGCAAGTAATCTTTGTGAACGATGGCTCTAAAGACAACTCTCTCAAAATATTACAAAACCTCCAACAAGACCATGACTTCAAAATCATTCACCACAAAGTCAACAAAGGATATGGAGGTGCGATTAAACAAGGGATTCGAGAAGCTATAACTGATTTGGTCATAACGATAGATGCAGACGGACAACACAGCATCGAAGATGTCCGCAAACTGTATGAATACCTATTGTCCGAAAATGCAGACATGGTAGTAGGCAAGCGACCAGACAGCAGTTCGAGCGTTTATCGAAGATTGGGCAAATGCCTTATCCGAAAAATTGCCAATATCCTACTCCCAATCAATATTCACGACATCAATTCGGGCATGAAAATCTACGATACCAAACTGGCACAACAGTACCTCGATTTGTGTCCCGACTCTATGGCATACAGCGACATTATCACCCTAGTATTCATTAGTTACCGACATTTGGTACTGGAACATCCCATCCAAATTCACCAACGCATTGCAGGAGAAAGCACTATTTCCACCCGAACTGCTTTTCAAACAATTTTGGAAATACTCAACATCACAATGCTCTTCAATCCACTCAAAATATTTTTACCCATTGCAGCCATCTCCATCTTGATTGGGTTCATTTGGGGGTTGCCTATTTTATTGGATAAAAGAGGTTTGAGTGTAGGCGCATTGTTTTTCATTTTGAGTGGAATCCTGTTTTTTTTGATGGGATTGTTGGCCGAACAGTTGAGCAATATTCGCAAGATTGTGGGTAAAAAATAA
- a CDS encoding glycosyltransferase family 39 protein, which translates to MTETPEQTITKVNRQQRRWTILVIVLVSLLFRGIYFLQLSDSQALLYMHKWEQSDMHYYYEWAENIEAGDILTNRPFYPYNFWQQQLANYAFNHYPKEARKLIGKVPVKLDEEARNRLLWEKWVGGKVFYADPFYPYWLAFNFKVFGSDVRWIFVWQLLLGVCCNVLIYFIAARYFVERVGIVAAAMAILCGPLMYNDMILIRASWMTFTGLLLVYLLDKLLLQKKWKWWLLYGVLIGVCMLLKSVYSLWLLYVLALVVLTYWRTPKEVVKLGLLLIMGMYIGRAPLIARNLAVGLPASASSGYGAINFIITNHEGYKAKTNGVNIDKSVGLMMESKLNMTAAIVKTLQTYDSPLGYFSMLWQKFGTVWNGYEAADNANFYYYRLHAPILKYLFFSFYWIAPLGIVGFFLALFDYKQFWRPIYAFVVMQVALLTVFFVLSRLRIPLLAMMVPFAAYAVVSIFENRNWRSVAAVFSILVLAYWVHLPMTSSKIRHADYVAPYQVYYQPLIQKAVNSKKWNEAIAVMEDFLQYEPSNIAALQVQDGASKPKINQQDADFYGNVYTQYADFYREIEDFVTAETLNAKAELLKSKK; encoded by the coding sequence ATGACCGAAACCCCAGAGCAAACAATAACAAAAGTGAATCGCCAACAAAGACGCTGGACGATTTTGGTGATTGTATTGGTTTCTCTTTTGTTTCGGGGCATCTATTTTCTGCAATTGAGTGACAGTCAGGCTTTGTTGTACATGCACAAGTGGGAGCAGTCTGATATGCACTACTATTATGAGTGGGCAGAAAATATTGAAGCAGGAGATATTTTGACCAATCGCCCGTTTTATCCCTACAATTTTTGGCAGCAACAATTGGCAAATTATGCCTTTAATCACTATCCCAAAGAGGCCCGTAAGTTGATAGGAAAAGTGCCTGTAAAATTGGATGAGGAAGCCCGCAACCGTTTGCTGTGGGAAAAATGGGTAGGCGGAAAAGTGTTTTATGCCGATCCCTTTTATCCCTATTGGTTGGCCTTCAATTTTAAGGTTTTCGGCTCAGATGTTCGTTGGATATTTGTTTGGCAGCTGTTGTTGGGAGTTTGCTGCAATGTGTTGATTTATTTTATTGCAGCCCGTTATTTTGTTGAGCGTGTGGGCATTGTTGCAGCAGCAATGGCGATTCTGTGTGGTCCTTTGATGTACAATGATATGATTTTGATTCGGGCATCTTGGATGACCTTTACTGGCTTGTTGTTGGTCTATTTGTTGGACAAACTGTTGCTGCAAAAAAAATGGAAATGGTGGCTGTTGTACGGTGTTTTGATAGGTGTGTGTATGCTTTTGAAGTCGGTGTATTCGTTGTGGTTGTTGTATGTCTTGGCTTTGGTGGTGCTGACTTATTGGCGAACACCTAAAGAAGTTGTAAAGTTGGGTTTGTTGTTGATTATGGGGATGTATATTGGACGTGCGCCGTTGATAGCGAGGAATTTGGCGGTAGGTTTACCAGCGAGTGCATCAAGTGGTTATGGGGCGATTAATTTTATCATCACCAACCACGAAGGGTACAAAGCGAAAACAAATGGGGTGAATATTGACAAATCGGTTGGTTTGATGATGGAATCCAAACTGAACATGACTGCTGCAATTGTAAAAACACTGCAAACTTATGACTCACCATTAGGGTATTTCTCGATGTTGTGGCAGAAATTCGGAACGGTTTGGAATGGTTATGAAGCGGCTGACAACGCCAATTTTTACTATTACCGCCTTCACGCTCCGATATTGAAGTACCTGTTTTTCAGCTTTTATTGGATAGCTCCTTTGGGAATTGTGGGTTTCTTTTTGGCACTGTTTGACTACAAACAATTTTGGCGACCCATTTATGCTTTTGTGGTCATGCAAGTCGCTTTATTGACTGTCTTTTTTGTGTTGTCTCGTTTGCGAATTCCTTTGTTGGCGATGATGGTTCCTTTTGCAGCTTATGCAGTGGTTTCCATTTTTGAAAATAGAAATTGGAGAAGTGTCGCTGCTGTTTTTAGCATCCTTGTTTTGGCTTATTGGGTGCATTTGCCAATGACTTCTTCAAAAATCAGACATGCTGATTATGTTGCGCCTTATCAGGTGTATTACCAACCTTTGATTCAAAAAGCTGTAAATTCAAAAAAATGGAATGAAGCCATTGCAGTGATGGAGGATTTTCTGCAATATGAACCTTCCAATATTGCTGCATTGCAGGTACAGGATGGCGCAAGTAAACCTAAAATCAATCAACAAGATGCTGATTTTTACGGCAATGTTTATACTCAATATGCTGATTTTTATAGAGAAATAGAGGATTTTGTAACGGCAGAAACTTTGAACGCTAAAGCGGAATTATTGAAGTCGAAAAAGTAG
- the sucC gene encoding ADP-forming succinate--CoA ligase subunit beta: protein MNLHEYQAKGLLESYGVKIQRGKVANNVEEAVAAAEQLTEETGTKVWVVKAQIHAGGRGKGGGVKLAKNMDQLKEHAGNIIGMMLKTPQTPGGMEGEGKLVSKVLIAEDAYAPDFDACEEYYMSILMDRSTGKNVIIYSTEGGMDIEAVAEETPHLVHKEWIDAGIGIQAFQLRKIAFNLGLEGKAFKEMTQFVPKLYNAYLGMDASLIEINPLMKNANDEIIAVDSKVSIDDSTLFRHPDIAAMRDESEEDPTEVEAGKHGLNFIKLDGNVGCMVNGAGLAMATMDIIKLAGGAPANFLDVGGKANAETVEAGFRIILQDPNVKAILVNIFGGIVRCDRVANGVVQAYKNIGEIHVPIIVRLQGTNADIAKKIIDESGLQVHSAILLKEAADKVKELLS from the coding sequence ATGAATTTACACGAGTATCAAGCAAAAGGACTTTTAGAAAGTTACGGCGTAAAAATTCAGCGGGGCAAAGTAGCCAATAATGTGGAAGAGGCAGTAGCCGCCGCCGAACAATTGACCGAAGAAACAGGAACGAAGGTATGGGTTGTGAAAGCCCAAATTCATGCTGGAGGTAGAGGCAAAGGTGGAGGAGTGAAACTCGCCAAAAACATGGATCAATTGAAAGAACATGCTGGCAATATCATTGGCATGATGTTGAAGACACCTCAAACGCCTGGCGGTATGGAAGGTGAAGGCAAATTGGTCAGCAAGGTATTGATTGCAGAAGATGCTTATGCTCCTGATTTTGATGCTTGTGAAGAATACTACATGAGCATTTTGATGGATAGAAGCACGGGTAAAAACGTGATTATTTACTCCACTGAAGGAGGAATGGATATTGAAGCAGTGGCAGAAGAAACGCCACATTTGGTTCACAAAGAATGGATTGACGCAGGAATTGGCATTCAAGCTTTTCAATTGCGTAAGATTGCCTTCAATTTGGGATTGGAGGGCAAAGCCTTCAAAGAAATGACCCAATTTGTACCCAAACTCTACAATGCGTATTTGGGCATGGATGCTTCGTTGATTGAAATCAATCCTTTGATGAAAAATGCCAATGACGAAATCATTGCAGTGGATTCCAAAGTTTCGATTGACGATTCTACCTTGTTTCGCCATCCTGATATTGCTGCAATGAGGGATGAATCGGAAGAAGATCCAACCGAAGTTGAAGCGGGTAAACATGGCTTGAACTTTATCAAACTCGATGGCAATGTGGGCTGTATGGTCAACGGTGCGGGTTTGGCAATGGCGACTATGGACATCATCAAATTGGCGGGCGGTGCTCCTGCAAACTTCTTGGATGTGGGCGGCAAGGCGAATGCTGAAACCGTTGAAGCGGGTTTCCGAATCATCCTTCAAGACCCAAATGTGAAGGCTATTTTGGTGAACATTTTTGGCGGTATTGTTCGCTGCGACCGTGTGGCAAATGGCGTGGTGCAGGCTTACAAAAATATTGGCGAGATTCATGTGCCTATCATTGTGCGTTTGCAGGGTACGAATGCAGATATTGCCAAGAAAATCATTGACGAATCAGGCTTGCAGGTTCACTCTGCTATCTTATTGAAGGAAGCAGCAGATAAGGTGAAGGAACTTTTATCTTAG